A part of Aspergillus oryzae RIB40 DNA, chromosome 7 genomic DNA contains:
- a CDS encoding uncharacterized protein (ankyrin repeat), giving the protein MRFGLNYHRYQVPEWAPFYVPYPLLKKLLKTAIRAADPATNQPDFKEVYTCLEHNINSFGIFHHENYDILRQRVEELHNQLAPKSKTLSKTKDINCYELENILKAVIELRKDSEKLQWYYRVNKEAVQRIYAKLEKLCRSTGHTDEGHKVKWTDLEADRDVSWLKYTGSLNELMTAIIQIRSDMKIQSGNKSCLDNTSSHLSASSDPIRALDRAVIDDDVPKLSKMLEETYSCNTTTSQCFQEIVYDLAGSSVVYGSKRAAAFLLSETFSRYHITLDHRILNQMIIISGRQQAFEEYTASRMCSQCSCKDSCGKSESNLFSLAVEQLALGGKDVLLEKDAFGRHPLHYGAIYGLPGICELLLDLSQKSGQEYPARLIMSLDSQRFTPLHYAVINNHALVIKAFLKALEPMMQTNDESSKYILIDILRDLLAIAIKYQYDDIVRLFAKFPREFHDESSHGETALYVAARSGKEEYVDMLLKHGSFPDLDIPETVHGWTPLFIACVEGHHAVAKLLLDAAAKQDIHDYSGWTAKEHAAVRGHLTLAGMLTSLGTEDSLGGPASTLIQPIRRNTQSFRTDCHYLIINLGVLQSGKQVKAVELRERSPKELISMNAGFLMEISISERGSIRELVELPSLTDMTHEPFVFPVTDPDRAWLSFKFLQASSTLAKEYNLLGGGTALIGSPGDHFGENRESLIRERTVPILEKDTLDVLGKVTFTFVISKPISYRAIPLARPLVVEEGVQLVGHRGLGQNTASHSYLQIGENTIEVRIIFLTIEIKSCLPNMGFSHSFWHQSKAPQSLRD; this is encoded by the exons ATGCGGTTTGGTCTAAATTACCACCGGTACCAGGTGCCTGAATGGGCACCATTTTATGTACCTTATCCCTTACTGAAGAAGCTATTAAAGACGGCTATCAGAGCGGCGGACCCTGCAACAAATCAGCCCGATTTCAAAG AGGTTTATACCTGCCTTGAGCATAATATAAATTCCTTCGGTATCTTTCACCACGAAAACTATGATATCCTAAGGCAAAGGGTAGAGGAGTTGCACAATCAACTAGCACCCAAATCAAAAACTTTGTCAAAAACAAAGGATATAAATTGCTATGAACTAGAGAACATCCTCAAAGCCGTGATAGAGCTCCGTAAGGATTCGGAGAAGTTGCAGTGGTATTATCGAGTCAACAAAGAAGCAGTTCAGAGGATCTATGCCAAGCTCGAGAAGCTTTGCCGCTCGACCGGGCACACTGATGAAGGTCATAAAGTGAAGTGGACCGATTTGGAGGCTGATCGGGATGTATCATGGTTGAAGTATACTGGAAGTCTAAACGAACTGATGACTGCTATCATCCAAATCCGTTCTGATATGAAGATTCAATCAGGCAACAAATCCTGTCTGGACAACACCTCCAGCCATCTCTCTGCTTCCAGTGACCCTATCAGAGCTTTGGATCGCGCTGtgatagatgatgatgtccCAAAATTATCCAAGATGTTGGAAGAGACGTACTCGTGTAATACAACAACGAGCCAATGCTTCCAGGAAATTGTCTATGATCTAGCAGGGAGTTCAGTGGTCTATGGTTCTAAGCGGGCTGCTGCCTTTTTGCTTTCAGAAACATTCTCCCGATATCATATTACGCTAGATCACAGGATATTGAACCAAATGATTATAATTTCTGGTCGGCAACAAGCTTTTGAAGAGTACACTGCATCTAGGATGTGTTCTCAGTGCAGCTGTAAAGACTCTTGTGGTAAGTCAGAGAGTAACCTGTTCTCCTTGGCCGTCGAGCAACTTGCGCTCGGCGGAAAGGACGTCTTATTGGAAAAGGATGCTTTTGGCCGTCATCCGCTCCATTACGGTGCAATTTACGGCTTGCCAGGTATCTGTGAATTATTACTGGACTTGTCTCAAAAGTCGGGTCAAGAGTATCCCGCACGCCTCATCATGTCGTTGGACTCTCAACGTTTTACGCCACTGCACTACGCAGTGATCAACAACCACGCCCTGGTCATAAAAGCCTTTTTGAAAGCTCTCGAACCGATGATGCAAACAAATGACGAATCCAGCAAATACATCTTGATCGATATTCTGAGGGATCTTCTTGCCATAGCAATCAAATACCAGTATGATGACATAGTCCGCCTGTTTGCCAAGTTTCCGCGAGAGTTTCATGACGAATCTAGTCATGGAGAGACAGCTCTCTATGTTGCGGCTCGcagtggaaaggaagaatatgtgGACATGCTCCTTAAGCATGGAAGTTTTCCAGATCTTGATATCCCAGAGACTGTGCATGGCTGGACTCCTTTATTCATTGCCTGCGTAGAGGGTCACCACGCCGTGGCTAAACTCCTTTTGGATGCGGCAGCGAAACAGGACATTCATGATTATTCCGGGTGGACTGCCAAAGAGCATGCAGCAGTAAGAGGCCATCTAACTTTAGCCGGGATGCTCACTTCATTGGGTACTGAGGATTCTCTCGGTGGGCCTGCTAGCACACTTATACAGCCAATTCGTCGAAACACCCAGTCATTTAGGACTGATTGTCACTACCTAATCATCAATTTGGGTGTCCTACAAAGCGGAAAACAGGTAAAGGCTGTTGAACTGAGAGAACGCTCTCCGAAGGAGCTAATCTCTATGAATGCTGGCTTCTTGATGGAAATTTCAATCTCAGAGAGGGGAAGCATAAGGGAGCTTGTAGAGCTACCTTCATTGACTGATATGACCCACGAACCTTTCGTTTTCCCAGTCACGGATCCGGACAGAGCCTGGCTATCTTTCAAGTTTCTCCAAGCTAGCTCTACATTGGCAAAGGAATATAACCTTTTGGGGGGTGGTACGGCTCTGATAGGAAGCCCCGGCGATCATTTCGGAGAAAATCGTGAAAGCCTCATCAGAGAACGTACCGTTCCTATCCTTGAGAAAGATACACTTGATGTTCTGGGCAAGGTCACTTTTACTTTTGTCATCTCTAAACCAATATCCTACCGTGCCATTCCCTTGGCCAGACCCCTTGTCGTTGAAGAAGGGGTACAGCTAGTGGGTCATAGAG GTCTCGGACAAAACACAGCCAGCCACAGCTATCTTCAAATAGGAGAAAATACTATAGAGGTACGCATCATTTTCTTAACcattgaaatcaaatcctGCCTACCTAACATGGGATTTAGTCATTCCTTTTGGCATCAAAGCAAGGCGCCACAATCGTTGAG GGACTGA
- a CDS encoding uncharacterized protein (predicted protein) yields the protein MFITNAGKPPVTDREMRAASIQSAVRFAKRWNLSGLVFASEALVMCPRLVRYVQRSGLICGSYGSQNNIPENAKTQAAAGIDIIMADRVGLIAMSLKGYQKQAKSQA from the exons ATGTTCATCACTAATGCCGGCAAGCCTCCAGTTACGGATCGAGAGATGAGGGCTGCCAGCATACAGTCCGCTGTTCGATTTGCCAAGAGGTGGAATTTATCTGGCCTTGTCTTTGCATCTGAGGCGCTGGTAATGTGCCCCAGGCTTGTCAGATATGTTCAACGATCAGGATTGATCTGTGGATCCTATGGATCTCAGAACAATATACCAGAAAATGCGAAG ACCCAAGCCGCTGCTGGAATTGACATTATTATGGCCGATAGGGTTGGGCTTATTGCTATGTCCCTGAAAGGATATCAAAAGCAGGCAAAAAGCCAGGCATAA
- the pyrG gene encoding orotidine-5'-phosphate decarboxylase pyrG (uridine 5'- monophosphate synthase/orotate phosphoribosyltransferase) codes for MSSKSQLTYSARASKHPNALVKKLFEVAEAKKTNVTVSADVTTTKELLDLADRLGPYIAVIKTHIDILSDFSEETITGLKALAEKHNFLIFEDRKFIDIGNTVQKQYHGGTLRISEWAHIINCSILPGEGIVEALAQTASAEDFPYGSERGLLILAEMTSKGSLATGQYTTSSVDYARKYKKFVMGFVSTRHLGEVQSEVSSPSEEEDFVVFTTGVNLSSKGDKLGQQYQTPESAVGRGADFIIAGRGIYAAPDPVEAAKQYQKEGWDAYLKRVGAQ; via the exons ATGTCTTCCAAGTCGCAATTGACCTACAGCGCACGCGCTAGCAAGCACCCCAATGCGCTCGTAAAGAAGCTCTTCGAGGTTGCCGaggccaagaaaaccaatgtCACCGTTTCCGCCGACGTGACAACCACCAAAGAGCTGCTGGATTTGGCTGACC GACTCGGTCCGTACATTGCCGTGATCAAAACTCACATCGATATCCTCTCCGATTTCAGCGAAGAAACCATCACCGGTCTGAAGGCCCTTGCAGAGAAGCACaatttcctcatcttcgaagatCGCAAGTTCATCGATATCGGAAACACAGTCCAAAAGCAGTACCATGGCGGCACTCTGCGTATCTCTGAGTGGGCCCACATCATCAACTGCAGTATTCTGCCCGGTGAGGGTATCGTCGAGGCTCTGGCCCAGACTGCTTCGGCCGAGGACTTCCCCTACGGCTCCGAGAGGGGCCTTTTGATCCTTGCGGAGATGACCTCCAAGGGATCTTTGGCTACCGGTCAATATACTACTTCTTCTGTTGACTATGCTCGGAAGTATAAGAAGTTTGTGATGGGATTCGTCTCGACACGTCACCTTGGCGAGGTTCAGTCTGAAGTTAGCTCGCcttcggaggaggaagatttTGTCGTCTTCACGACAGGTGTCAACCTCTCCTCGAAGGGTGACAAGCTGGGACAGCAGTACCAAACTCCTGAGTCGGCTGTTGGACGCGGTGCCGACTTTATTATTGCTGGCCGTGGAATTTATGCTGCTCCTGATCCCGTGGAGGCGGCGAAGCAGTACCAGAAGGAGGGATGGGATGCATACCTGAAGCGTGTTGGTGCGCAATAA
- a CDS encoding uncharacterized protein (predicted protein), with the protein MAAEPLSILLASTTASLSLDLFTYPLDTIKTRIQSREYSQFLRTNTGTSIWRHPGIFRGLYQGIASVTAASFPTAGAFFITYEYAQSGLQVIHQKLGTHESSSARLFSDFCAASVADLAACGVFAPADALKHNAQMIQSHHPDASAPVAGGRVGGVAQKATRLAFKKFINPRQLWSGYPALVAHSLPVSAIQMPLYESFRYRIFEYRFGDREKVLERPREYGKKEAHSTIGEAAATAAISAAVSGGIASVLTAPMDMVRTRIMLDAADTTAPQKKRMINTVREIVRTDGPRGLFRGCAINTFMAAVGSGLYFGLYESTKWWLGSDSMDNCAVLE; encoded by the exons ATGGCCGCCGAGCCACTTAGTATATTGCTG GCAAGCACAACCGCATCCCTCTCACTAGATCTATTCACATATCCCTTAGATACGATCAAAACCCGCATTCAGTCTCGCGAATATTCGCAGTTCCTGAGAACCAACACAGGAACCAGCATATGGAGACACCCAGGGATATTCCGCGGCCTTTACCAAGGTATCGCGAGCGTAACCGCTGCCTCATTTCCCACAG CGGGCGCATTCTTCATCACATACGAGTATGCACAGTCAGGACTCCAAGTCATACATCAAAAACTTGGAACGCATGAGTCTAGCTCAGCTCGGCTCTTTTCCGATTTTTGCGCAGCCTCCGTTGCGGATCTTGCTGCTTGCGGAGTCTTTGCTCCGGCTGATGCATTAAAACACAACGCGCAGATGATCCAATCACACCATCCAGACGCATCAGCACCTGTAGCTGGGGGAAGGGTAGGTGGTGTAGCCCAGAAAGCGACACGGCTAGCTTTCAAGAAGTTTATCAACCCTAGACAGCTTTGGAGCGGATACCCGGCTCTTGTGGCGCATAGCTTGCCAGTGTCGGCGATTCAGATGCCTCTGTACGAGTCTTTTCGGTATCGAATTTTTGAATATAGATTCGGAGATCGAGAGAAGGTGCTAGAAAGACCAAGAGAGtatggaaagaaagaggcccATTCGACAATCGGAGAGGCTGCAGCGACAGCCGCAATAAGTGCTGCGGTCTCGGGCGGTATAGCTAGTGTCTTGACAGCACCCATGGATATGGTCCGGACACGAATCATGCTCGATGCTGCAGATACAACTGCACctcagaagaaaaggatgatCAATACCGTACGGGAGATTGTACGAACAGATGGCCCGAGAGGACTATTCCGAGGGTGTGCTATCAACACGTTTATGGCCGCTGTCGGATCAGGATTATACTTTGGTCTCTACGAGAGCACCAAATGGTGGCTAGGCTCTGACTCGATGGATAATTGTGCCGTGTTAGAGTAG
- a CDS encoding allantoate permease family MFS transporter (permease of the major facilitator superfamily) has protein sequence MADEKTSPPTTVDVEKDVKGHVDPVLKEHAQDADEALKAFQELHGEAIELDAATNKRLLRIIDWHMMPIMCFVYGMNYLDKTTLSYASVMGLKSDLNLKGDEYQWLGSLFYFGYLAWEYPTNRLLQRLPLGKYSAACIIIWGTILCCFAAVSNYSGAIAIRFFLGVFEASVTPGFALLTSQWYTKSEQSSRVNIWFSFNGWGQILGGFVAYGIAVGTERHGSAIAPWKIVFLCTGLLTVALGVIFLWIVPDSQLNARWLKQEDRVLAVARVRENQQGIGNKHFKLYQVKEALLDPMTWAFFFFALIANIPNGGITNFFSQLITSFGYTPQQSLLYGTPGGAVEVVALVLNGYAGQYTGQRLLCSTGGLVTAIVGMVLIVALPLSNNVGRLIGYYMTQASPTPFVALLSMVSSNVAGYTKKTTVAALFLIGYCAGNIIGPQVFRPKDAPRYVPAEITIIVCWGVCLFLLAFIWWWYSKQNAKKIQITESSGYVRLENQEWLDLTDRENHEFLYSL, from the exons ATGGCGGATGAGAAGACTTCCCCACCTACCACCGTCGATGTGGAGAAAGACGTCAAGGGGCACGTCGATCCAGTGCTTAAAGAACATGCCCAGGATGCGGATGAGGCATTGAAAGCCTTTCAGGAACTCCACGGCGAAGCGATCGAGCTCGATGCCGCAACAAACAAGCGACTTTTAAGAATAATTGACTGGCATATGATGCCGATTATGTGTTTTGTATATGGAATGAACTACTTGGACA AAACAACCCTATCCTACGCCAGTGTCATGGGACTTAAATCGGACCTGAACTTGAAAGGCGACGAATATCAATGGCTAGGCAGTTTGTTTTATTTCG GATACCTGGCATGGGAATATCCCACCAACCGATTGCTCCAGCGCCTCCCCTTGGGTAAATACTCTGCGGCTTGCATCATCATTTGGGGAACCATTCTTTGTTGCTTCGCCGCTGTCAGCAATTATTCCGGAGCCATCGCTATTCG TTTCTTCCTTGGTGTCTTCGAAGCCTCTGTTACACCAGGCTTTGCTTTGTTGACCTCACAG TGGTACACCAAGAGTGAACAAAGCAGCCGCGTCAACATCTGGTTCAGCTTCAACGGCTGGGGACAGATCCTGGGAGGCTTTGTGGCGTACGGCATCGCGGTTGGCACAGAGAGACACGGGTCAGCCATCGCTCCATGGAAGATTGTCTTCCTTTGCACGGGTCTATTAACCGTTGCGCTTGGTGTTATTTTCCTCTGGATAGTCCCAGATAGCCAACTGAATGCCCGCTGGCTAAAGCAAGAAGATCGTGTTCTCGCCGTCGCTCGCGTCAGAGAAAACCAGCAGGGTATCGGAAACAAGCACTTCAAGCTCTACCAGGTCAAGGAAGCACTCCTAGACCCCATGACTtgggcattcttcttctttgcaCTTATCGCCAATATTCCCAATGGCGGTATCACAAACTTCTTCAGCCAGCTG ATCACTAGCTTCGGCTACACTCCCCAGCAGAGTCTCCTGTATGGTACTCCCGGCGGTGCGGTTGAGGTTGTCGCTCTAGTTCTCAACGGTTACGCCGGTCAATACACAGGCCAGCGACTCCTTTGCAGCACCGGCGGCCTAGTCACTGCCATAGTGGGCATGGTCCTCATTGTTGCTCTCCCCCTATCAAACAACGTCGGACGTCTGATCGGTTACTACATGACCCAAGCAAGCCCGACTCCATTCGTGGCCTTGCTCTCGATGGTCTCCTCCAACGTCGCCGGTTATACTAAAAAGACTACAGTCGCTGCACTATTTTTGATCGGCTACTGCGCAGGAAATATCATCG GTCCTCAAGTCTTCCGCCCCAAAGATGCCCCTCGCTACGTGCCCGCCGAGATCACGATCATTGTCTGCTGGGGCGtctgtttgtttcttttggccttcatctggtggtggtatagCAAACAGAATGCTAAGAAGATTCAGATCACGGAGAGCTCCGGCTACGTGCGACTGGAGAATCAAGA ATGGTTGGATCTAACTGATCGGGAGAACCATGAATTTCTTTATTCGTTGtag
- a CDS encoding uncharacterized protein (predicted protein) yields the protein MSSITCHRQSHGQGGYPYSLPHGHHHNNSNNSRPLHIVQTITPTVLGPGTGIPPSCLAGSQLPPSLDISSNLNTLADTKATLELTEITVDTSTSPVSHDIADDMGLNMEVSSTTNPNVTPELSPACDKPRISKRKRTSSPPSPSSTSPGDHRRSSSRSTRHSAQTARQSSLHSHRRAATITAPLTPSVPSKDLEAKREDLLALHRESCRLFQDSERTIPTQYERASLPPTIHDSPPHTVRTSSETGSPPVSPIFPTRFSTVSEDLTGPDNHKGPMLITNTIHDESYIPPIQTSVTVIDWTSPSTRRREYKKIDRASSGVRGFWRRVAPKWCQFGHDRTPFFEEKGGKGNYEGSVRRFRMDLPDEPAPERKMNAIRALKLKQMLVTTKMSSRRKSE from the coding sequence ATGAGCTCCATCACATGCCATCGTCAATCGCATGGCCAGGGCGGTTATCCTTACAGCCTGCCGCACGGCCACCACCATAATAATAGCAACAATAGCCGCCCTCTCCACATCGTCCAAACTATTACGCCAACTGTTCTGGGTCCAGGCACCGGGATTCCTCCGTCTTGCCTGGCTGGATCCCAGCTACCTCCATCCCTTGACATTTCTTCTAACCTGAATACCTTGGCCGATACGAAAGCCACCTTGGAACTCACCGAAATCACCGTGGATACATCCACCTCCCCAGTCTCTCATGATATCGCCGACGATATGGGGCTGAACATGGAAGTATCCTCGACCACAAATCCAAACGTCACCCCAGAACTATCTCCTGCTTGCGATAAACCTCGCATTTCAAAGCGGAAAcgaacttcttccccaccGTCGCCCTCTTCGACAAGTCCCGGAGACCATCGTCGTTCATCATCTCGAAGCACTCGTCACTCTGCACAGACAGCTCGCCAAAGCTCTTTACATTCTCATCGCCGCGCAGCTACCATCACAGCCCCTCTCACGCCATCAGTTCCTAGCAAAGATCTGGAAGCCAAGCGGGAAGACCTTCTGGCCCTGCATCGGGAATCCTGTCGTCTATTTCAAGACAGTGAGCGAACTATTCCGACTCAGTATGAAAGAGCGTCACTTCCCCCAACTATCCACGATAGTCCGCCACACACCGTCCGCACATCTTCGGAGACCGGTTCACCCCCGGTTTCCCCAATCTTCCCGACCCGATTTTCTACGGTCAGTGAGGACCTGACGGGTCCAGACAATCATAAGGGCCCCATGctcatcaccaacaccatccatgACGAAAGTTATATCCCTCCGATCCAGACCTCGGTCACTGTCATTGACTGGACGTCCCCGTCCACGCGGAGGCGCGAATACAAAAAGATCGATCGTGCCAGTAGCGGGGTAAGGGGCTTCTGGCGCCGGGTTGCCCCCAAGTGGTGCCAGTTCGGACATGATCGCACGCcgttctttgaagaaaaaggcgGCAAAGGAAACTACGAGGGTAGTGTCCGACGCTTTCGAATGGACCTCCCCGACGAGCCTGCCCCGGAACGTAAAATGAATGCCATTCGGGCGCTAAAGCTGAAACAAATGTTGGTGACGACTAAAATGAGCAGTCGTCGGAAGAGCGAATAG
- a CDS encoding snoRNA-binding rRNA-processing protein IMP3 (U3 small nucleolar ribonucleoprotein (snoRNP) component) — protein sequence MVRQLKYHEKKLLRKVDFYNYKSDGGHREHEVRQRYYLQNDLDYKKYNALCGSLRQLAHKLSQLDPDSDPIRKKVESEVLDKMWRMGILKQSREQGAGLSRVEREVTVSAFCRRRLAVIMARSGMVENVKTGHVRVGSEVVTDPAYLVTRNMEDFVTWVDNSKIKRNIMQYRDKLDDFDML from the exons ACTCCTCCGGAAGGTTGACTTCTACAACTACAAATCCGACGGCGGGCACCGCGAACACGAAGTCCGTCAACGGTACTATCTCCAGAATGATCTCGACTACAAGAA ATACAATGCCCTTTGCGGTTCCCTCCGTCAACTAGCGCATAAGCTCTCCCAGCTTGATCCCGATAGCGATCCGATccggaagaaggtcgaaAGCGAAGTCCTTGATAAAATGTGGCGTATGGGGATTCTGAAACAGAGCCGGGAACAGGGCGCTGGGTTGTCGAGGGTTGAGCGTGAGGTGACGGTTTCTGCGTTCTGTAGACGTAGGTTGGCGGTTATTATGGCGCGGAGTGGAATGGTGGAGAATGTTAAGACG GGACATGTGCGTGTCGGAAGTGAGGTCGTGACTGATCCTGCTTATCTGGTGACGAGGAACATGGAGGATTTCGTCACTTGGGTGGATAACAGTAAGATCAAGAGGAACATCATGCAGTATCGGGACAAGTTGGACGATTTCGATATGCTGTGA